In the Longimicrobiaceae bacterium genome, one interval contains:
- a CDS encoding D-Ala-D-Ala carboxypeptidase family metallohydrolase, with translation MPRSRPGLAASVTAALALGTALGLAAPGTVASASPTSPSADSLRGDLPAARLARSMFGLSGALRVAIVDPAQPLELPLVWDGAAPAPVAYEWSPLPGTRPARGEGLLGAPVGSGPRLLGTPVSAAGPAGEPFAGGALSAPAGSGAWRLHLRGEGWSQEVGDLTVLTRVPFAAKRGGFVNGYHMGSWHTEGSDRDDRYAPPAGFIEVTPENQDLQVSEHFRLRNFLTKNQFSVWPKYVALDLRLIDKLELVMQELRAMGIRADHMAVMSGFRTPAYNGPGEGGRAKLSRHTYGDAADVWVDSDQDNYIDDLNQDGRRDVRDAEVMLRAVDRVEAKYPELVGGAGVYLDNGARGPFIHIDVRGSRSRW, from the coding sequence ATGCCCCGTTCGCGCCCCGGTCTCGCCGCGTCCGTCACCGCCGCGCTCGCGCTCGGCACCGCCCTGGGCCTCGCCGCCCCCGGCACCGTCGCCTCCGCCTCCCCGACCTCTCCTTCCGCGGACTCGCTGCGCGGGGACCTTCCCGCCGCGCGGCTGGCCCGGAGCATGTTCGGGCTGAGCGGGGCTCTCCGGGTGGCGATCGTCGACCCCGCGCAGCCGCTGGAGCTGCCGCTGGTGTGGGACGGCGCCGCTCCTGCGCCGGTCGCGTACGAGTGGAGCCCGCTCCCCGGGACGCGCCCGGCGCGCGGGGAGGGGCTCCTGGGCGCGCCGGTGGGCTCGGGCCCGCGACTCCTGGGGACCCCGGTGAGCGCCGCCGGACCGGCGGGCGAGCCGTTCGCCGGGGGCGCCCTGAGCGCTCCTGCGGGATCGGGCGCCTGGCGCCTCCATCTTCGCGGGGAGGGGTGGAGCCAGGAGGTCGGGGACCTCACGGTGCTCACGCGAGTTCCCTTCGCGGCGAAGCGGGGCGGGTTCGTGAACGGCTACCACATGGGGAGCTGGCACACGGAGGGGAGCGACCGGGACGACCGCTACGCACCGCCCGCGGGGTTCATCGAGGTCACTCCGGAGAACCAGGACCTCCAGGTATCGGAGCACTTCCGGCTGCGGAACTTCCTCACCAAGAACCAGTTCTCCGTCTGGCCCAAGTACGTTGCTCTGGACCTTCGGCTGATCGACAAGCTGGAGCTGGTGATGCAGGAGCTGCGCGCCATGGGGATCCGCGCGGACCACATGGCCGTCATGAGCGGCTTCCGCACCCCCGCCTACAACGGCCCGGGCGAGGGGGGGCGCGCGAAGCTCTCCCGCCACACCTACGGGGACGCCGCGGACGTCTGGGTGGACAGCGACCAGGACAACTACATCGACGACCTGAACCAGGACGGCCGCCGCGACGTGCGCGACGCCGAGGTCATGCTGCGCGCCGTCGACCGGGTGGAGGCGAAGTACCCGGAGCTGGTCGGCGGGGCGGGGGTGTACCTGGACAACGGCGCCCGCGGACCGTTCATCCACATCGACGTACGGGGTTCGCGGTCGCGCTGGTAG